From the genome of Candidatus Zixiibacteriota bacterium, one region includes:
- a CDS encoding sigma-70 family RNA polymerase sigma factor, whose translation MAKETEKDIDYGLMRAIQKGDLVAFNQMVDRYKDRLMNVIGRMLSSQEEAEDIVQETFVRVYQHRQSFNFQHCFSTWIYTIALNLARNELRKRRKFKFFDITEMQGNEREFAIDPKLPSRLPQALNEAIGGLPEKYRVAFLLRDVQEMPYEEVAKVLSVPLGTVKSRVNRARLMLREKLQPKLEEQNAISKGTLLPVGLL comes from the coding sequence ATGGCGAAAGAAACAGAAAAAGATATCGATTACGGGCTCATGAGAGCGATCCAGAAGGGCGACCTGGTGGCGTTTAACCAGATGGTCGACCGGTACAAGGATCGCCTGATGAACGTCATCGGACGAATGCTGTCTTCGCAGGAGGAAGCCGAAGATATCGTTCAGGAAACCTTCGTCAGAGTGTATCAGCACCGGCAGTCGTTCAACTTTCAGCACTGTTTTTCGACATGGATCTATACGATTGCGTTGAATCTGGCGAGGAACGAGTTGCGTAAGCGACGGAAGTTCAAATTTTTCGACATAACGGAGATGCAGGGCAATGAGCGCGAGTTCGCCATCGACCCCAAACTACCCAGCCGCCTGCCGCAGGCGCTGAACGAGGCCATCGGCGGACTCCCCGAGAAATACAGAGTGGCGTTTTTGCTTCGCGACGTTCAGGAAATGCCGTACGAAGAAGTCGCGAAAGTGCTCAGTGTCCCGTTGGGAACGGTTAAATCGCGCGTCAATCGGGCGCGCTTGATGTTGCGTGAGAAACTGCAACCGAAGCTGGAGGAACAGAATGCGATTTCAAAAGGTACGCTCCTTCCTGTCGGCCTACTCTAA
- a CDS encoding aminotransferase class IV, with amino-acid sequence MSPARYYTVTTINGRRVPPSRAKISVFDNALLYADGVFETFLAIDDRVIFLDEHLDRMYRGAGVVGLNLPVERATLARWMIATVKAHPDRVKKLRLTITSGESTRWTNCQGAPQIILSAAPHTIPTRPFRLLVSEFLIDHSSISRQIKTLSYVINAAALKRALAIGCDDALLLNTHRKVAEITSANIFWIKKGRIFTPSTSSGCLWGVTRQVAIGEARKLGYRVDEVNAGFRSLLSADEVFLTSSLKLILPISKIVKGAVTNTFRTGPITRRLARHMRELVHAD; translated from the coding sequence ATGTCACCAGCGAGATATTATACAGTCACGACCATCAACGGCCGTCGGGTCCCGCCATCGCGGGCCAAGATATCGGTGTTCGACAACGCCCTGCTGTACGCGGACGGGGTGTTCGAGACCTTCCTTGCGATCGACGACCGGGTGATTTTTCTGGATGAGCATCTTGACCGGATGTACCGTGGGGCGGGTGTTGTGGGTCTGAATCTGCCGGTCGAACGCGCGACCCTGGCGCGCTGGATGATTGCTACCGTGAAGGCGCATCCTGACCGTGTGAAGAAACTTCGGCTCACCATCACCAGCGGCGAGTCCACCCGGTGGACGAATTGCCAGGGCGCGCCGCAGATAATATTGTCAGCGGCGCCGCACACGATTCCGACCCGGCCGTTTCGTCTGCTGGTGTCGGAGTTTCTGATCGACCACAGCTCGATCTCTCGCCAGATCAAGACACTCTCGTACGTCATAAACGCAGCAGCTCTCAAGCGCGCGTTGGCGATAGGCTGCGACGACGCATTGCTTTTGAACACTCACCGGAAGGTGGCCGAAATCACCAGCGCCAATATTTTCTGGATCAAAAAGGGCCGCATTTTCACGCCGTCGACATCGAGCGGGTGTTTGTGGGGCGTGACGCGCCAGGTTGCGATCGGCGAGGCACGGAAGCTGGGTTATCGCGTGGATGAAGTCAATGCGGGGTTTCGCTCGCTGCTGTCGGCGGACGAGGTCTTTCTGACGAGTTCACTGAAACTGATTCTGCCTATATCGAAAATTGTCAAAGGGGCCGTCACGAATACGTTTCGAACCGGTCCGATTACACGCCGTCTTGCCCGGCACATGCGCGAATTGGTCCACGCGGACTAA
- a CDS encoding DUF2064 domain-containing protein: MSPRKKSTSDPCNKQVVVVCVQEPFEEGSAMDFGLIKGDDIRFLHQAFITDTIMHALELGDTDVRLYYQNQPDRVRLVKIVMDYLKKKLSGELAERFEKQLSTFPQKKDRWGIRIERAFKECFDSGYDAVLLVGSRTPTVTSKMMRSAWNMLSQSDVIFGPTPEGRYYSIGMSGAYQIELSAFDWTSPSIYADIAGAFTDKGLHWSELPIWYAVESSEELEIMARDINQFRFEGDETTARETELVMERILAKLS; encoded by the coding sequence ATGTCTCCACGCAAGAAAAGCACCTCCGACCCGTGCAACAAACAGGTCGTTGTCGTCTGTGTCCAGGAACCGTTCGAAGAAGGGTCAGCGATGGACTTCGGCCTCATCAAGGGAGACGACATCCGCTTCCTGCACCAGGCCTTCATCACCGATACCATCATGCATGCACTCGAACTGGGCGATACCGACGTGCGTCTGTACTATCAGAACCAGCCCGACCGTGTCCGTCTCGTCAAAATCGTCATGGACTACCTGAAAAAGAAACTGTCAGGCGAGCTGGCCGAACGCTTTGAAAAACAGCTGTCCACCTTCCCTCAGAAAAAAGACCGCTGGGGGATCCGGATCGAACGGGCGTTCAAGGAGTGCTTTGATTCGGGGTACGACGCGGTCCTGCTGGTCGGTTCACGAACACCCACCGTGACGTCAAAAATGATGCGCTCGGCGTGGAACATGCTCTCGCAGTCCGACGTGATCTTCGGCCCGACTCCGGAAGGTCGCTATTACTCGATCGGCATGTCGGGAGCCTACCAGATCGAATTGTCCGCATTCGATTGGACGTCACCCTCGATCTACGCCGATATCGCCGGCGCCTTCACCGACAAGGGCCTCCACTGGTCGGAACTACCGATCTGGTACGCCGTGGAGTCCTCCGAAGAACTTGAAATCATGGCGCGTGACATCAATCAGTTCCGCTTCGAGGGCGATGAAACCACCGCCCGGGAAACCGAACTGGTCATGGAACGCATTCTCGCCAAACTGTCATAA
- a CDS encoding DUF401 family protein, producing the protein MDTLKLLVVFVAILFALKRHLSVGVTLFGAGLLTALLFRVPFADLLDGYRALVTSRPFISLTAVIILITILGSVLKELGYLEKLADACRSLYGGRRTAAALLPPLVGLMPMPGGALLSAPLVDSVLSDSRYSPHFKCAVNYWHRHVVEHFMPIYPGLIVASAMTGLPLGTIAIVQAPLAILMILVGYAFLIRRIDRSTSDHPDFRAALTGILRTVWPVLLAVGIYAIFGIEMAWGALISLLVLILVARPRKKPLVDSLKKGLSYKLVFLVFGILSFQTVLEQSGAIESIQRLSTEYHFPEQLIIILVAFTSGLLTGMLAALVALSYSLLAAFLYSPVIQIDNILLAFLAGYVGMMLSPSHLCLIITNDYFKSDLVAVYKVMTPPMLLFGFLAYLIYLSGWASFVY; encoded by the coding sequence GTGGACACGCTCAAACTGCTGGTGGTCTTCGTAGCCATCCTTTTCGCGCTGAAACGACACCTGTCGGTCGGCGTGACTCTCTTCGGGGCCGGCCTGTTGACCGCTCTGCTTTTCCGTGTTCCTTTCGCTGACCTTCTCGACGGTTACCGCGCCCTGGTGACATCCCGGCCGTTCATATCTCTGACCGCCGTGATCATTCTGATCACGATTCTCGGTTCGGTACTCAAGGAGCTCGGCTACCTCGAGAAACTCGCGGATGCCTGTCGGTCGCTTTATGGCGGCCGGAGAACGGCAGCCGCCCTGCTGCCCCCGTTGGTAGGCTTGATGCCTATGCCGGGCGGGGCGCTGTTGTCCGCACCGCTTGTCGATAGTGTGCTTTCTGATTCACGGTACTCGCCCCACTTTAAGTGCGCCGTAAACTACTGGCATCGGCACGTCGTGGAACACTTCATGCCCATATACCCCGGCTTGATAGTTGCATCCGCCATGACCGGTCTGCCCCTCGGAACCATCGCGATCGTTCAGGCCCCGCTGGCAATTCTCATGATACTCGTCGGCTATGCTTTCTTAATCCGGCGGATTGACCGCTCAACTTCCGATCATCCGGACTTCCGCGCGGCGCTCACGGGGATCCTGCGAACGGTATGGCCTGTATTACTGGCGGTGGGCATATACGCCATTTTCGGGATTGAAATGGCTTGGGGCGCGCTGATCTCTCTGCTGGTTCTCATTCTTGTCGCGCGTCCCCGGAAAAAACCGCTCGTGGACTCCCTGAAGAAGGGGCTCTCCTACAAACTCGTCTTTCTCGTGTTTGGCATTCTCTCGTTTCAAACCGTCCTCGAGCAGTCCGGGGCAATCGAATCAATTCAGCGGCTCTCGACCGAATACCACTTCCCCGAACAGCTTATCATCATCCTGGTGGCGTTCACGTCGGGCCTCCTCACCGGCATGCTGGCCGCGCTGGTGGCGTTGAGTTACTCGTTACTGGCCGCTTTTTTGTACTCACCCGTCATACAGATCGACAACATCCTGCTCGCTTTTCTTGCGGGGTATGTCGGGATGATGCTGTCTCCCAGTCACCTGTGCCTGATCATAACGAACGACTACTTCAAGAGTGACCTTGTTGCGGTATATAAGGTTATGACGCCACCGATGCTCCTGTTCGGATTCCTGGCGTACCTGATCTACCTCTCCGGCTGGGCATCGTTTGTCTATTGA
- the trxA gene encoding thioredoxin, with protein sequence MSKPVEITDDSFEAEVLQSDKPVVVDFWATWCGPCKMIAPILEEIAGEMGERIKITKLDVDSNAKTAGKYNIMSIPSLLFFKNGEVVDQVVGAVPKSQLMQRLEKVLA encoded by the coding sequence ATGAGCAAACCCGTCGAGATCACTGATGACTCCTTTGAAGCCGAAGTGCTTCAATCCGACAAGCCGGTAGTTGTGGACTTCTGGGCCACGTGGTGCGGTCCCTGCAAGATGATCGCCCCGATCCTCGAAGAAATCGCCGGCGAGATGGGTGAGAGAATCAAAATCACTAAGCTCGATGTCGATTCCAACGCCAAAACGGCGGGGAAGTACAACATCATGTCGATCCCGTCGCTCCTGTTCTTTAAGAACGGTGAGGTCGTGGATCAGGTCGTCGGCGCCGTGCCGAAATCTCAGCTGATGCAGCGCCTGGAAAAGGTCCTCGCGTAG
- a CDS encoding S1C family serine protease codes for MLTTGFWTVRRLLQAATLTVFFSSMANAGDGPLFSLEQGISELVFRISRSIVTVEASSSLGPGQATLPAQDVVRRVVSTGLVCDTNGHILVAASMVAGHDRMSVVLDGAPVPAELVGIDYHTNLALIRASRPMGSVVNLSAKRACAGQMIVAMGNSYGLRAAPSLGFCAGLRADGLMQFSVPISSGSIGGGIFDMNGDLLGIIADGDGVDSRIALAVPAYQLPGIISYLSTRGDRHAGFLGIQSADIEIIPPLEIATPVRLASVSSSDRMMLERGIIVTSVVPGSPAANGGIASGDLIVGYNDVAYVSAAELSSAVRCSRPGSVCTIEIIRQNKSITRLVQVGRKGLDQTGLNGAQSVTREHEIDSLTSELVRMKQQLDALESRLRTLKQ; via the coding sequence ATGCTAACGACCGGATTTTGGACCGTCAGACGGTTGCTTCAGGCGGCCACCCTGACGGTCTTTTTTTCGTCCATGGCGAATGCTGGTGACGGCCCGCTGTTCAGCCTCGAACAGGGAATCAGCGAACTCGTCTTCCGCATCTCCCGCTCCATCGTGACCGTCGAGGCATCATCGAGCCTCGGTCCCGGACAAGCCACATTGCCTGCTCAGGACGTCGTCCGACGAGTGGTCTCGACCGGGCTTGTCTGCGATACGAACGGGCATATACTGGTCGCCGCCTCCATGGTCGCCGGGCACGACCGCATGTCGGTCGTGTTGGATGGTGCCCCGGTACCTGCTGAACTTGTTGGGATTGATTACCACACAAATCTAGCCCTGATTCGCGCCAGTCGGCCGATGGGCAGTGTCGTGAATTTGTCGGCCAAACGAGCCTGCGCTGGCCAGATGATCGTTGCTATGGGCAACTCCTACGGTCTGCGAGCGGCTCCGTCTCTGGGATTCTGTGCGGGCCTTCGGGCTGACGGCCTGATGCAGTTCTCCGTGCCGATTTCTTCCGGCTCGATCGGGGGCGGTATCTTCGACATGAACGGCGATCTGCTTGGTATAATCGCGGATGGTGATGGAGTCGACTCCCGGATCGCCCTCGCCGTGCCCGCCTATCAACTGCCCGGAATCATCAGTTACCTGTCCACCCGGGGAGACCGCCACGCCGGCTTCCTCGGTATTCAGTCTGCCGATATCGAGATCATCCCTCCCCTGGAAATCGCTACCCCGGTGCGGCTTGCCAGCGTGTCCTCCAGTGATCGCATGATGCTGGAACGGGGGATAATTGTGACATCGGTCGTCCCGGGGTCACCGGCCGCCAACGGTGGAATAGCCTCTGGGGATCTGATCGTCGGCTACAACGATGTCGCCTATGTCTCCGCCGCTGAACTGTCCAGCGCCGTTCGGTGCTCGCGACCCGGCAGCGTCTGTACTATCGAAATCATCCGCCAAAACAAATCGATCACCCGCCTCGTGCAGGTCGGGCGCAAAGGGCTCGATCAGACCGGTCTCAACGGTGCCCAATCCGTCACTCGCGAACACGAAATCGACTCGCTCACTTCCGAACTTGTCAGGATGAAACAACAGCTCGACGCGCTCGAGTCCCGCCTGCGCACTCTGAAACAGTAA
- a CDS encoding rhomboid family intramembrane serine protease gives MNLSGRNRGFGGTGLRIGPGGLSPFIRVIIISCAAVFLLQILLKSGNLAYTFGLSPARFFDDFPNRIYQLVTYMFLHGGFWHIFFNMFGLWMFGTEIEYAWGSKRFGRFYFLCGLAGAVLTLAVQSSQVVPMIGASAAIYGVLVAYWKMFPEREIYLYFLFPVKVKWFVPGFMLLGFLTAAPGIAHWAHLGGAVFAFIYVKGDWRWMSLGRKLKNLRYKRQEAKLEKRRQEAEDVMKRVDAILDKINEVGIDNISSEDRKFLEEASSRLSRKNNNQ, from the coding sequence ATGAACTTATCTGGCCGTAATCGTGGTTTTGGCGGAACCGGGCTAAGGATAGGCCCCGGTGGTCTTTCGCCTTTCATCCGCGTGATTATCATCTCATGCGCCGCCGTCTTTCTGTTGCAGATATTACTCAAGTCCGGCAACCTGGCGTACACATTTGGTCTGTCGCCGGCCCGATTCTTCGATGACTTCCCCAATCGTATTTATCAGCTCGTCACCTACATGTTTCTCCACGGCGGGTTCTGGCACATCTTTTTCAATATGTTCGGCCTGTGGATGTTTGGCACCGAGATCGAGTACGCGTGGGGTTCAAAACGATTCGGTCGCTTTTACTTTCTGTGCGGCCTGGCGGGTGCGGTCCTGACGCTGGCCGTCCAGAGTTCCCAGGTAGTCCCTATGATCGGGGCGTCCGCAGCCATCTATGGTGTCCTCGTCGCCTACTGGAAAATGTTCCCTGAGCGGGAAATCTATCTCTATTTCCTCTTTCCTGTGAAGGTCAAGTGGTTCGTTCCCGGCTTTATGCTTCTGGGTTTTCTCACGGCCGCACCCGGCATCGCTCACTGGGCACACCTCGGCGGAGCCGTTTTTGCCTTCATTTATGTCAAGGGCGACTGGCGTTGGATGTCCCTGGGCCGCAAACTTAAAAACTTGCGCTACAAGCGCCAGGAAGCTAAACTCGAAAAGAGACGGCAGGAAGCCGAGGATGTGATGAAACGAGTTGATGCGATTCTTGACAAAATCAACGAGGTCGGCATTGACAACATCTCCAGCGAAGACCGCAAGTTTCTCGAAGAAGCCTCGTCCCGTCTGTCCAGGAAAAACAACAACCAGTGA
- a CDS encoding cytochrome c biogenesis protein CcdA, translated as MFGQASVEIPTAILAGLLSFVSPCVLPLIPGYLSFISGVSVEELMSRERSGGNYRKLLLNTLFFVIGFSLVFVVLGLGASGIGNFLQRHMGIFNKVAGVIVFLFGLHVTGLLRIKALNYEKRFNLAGQKKKRGVFGSAIIGIAFGFGWTPCIGPILGSILIIAAQQGSLTEGAMLLVAYSAGLGVPFILTALLFNYLIGTFGFIKRHFHAVEIISGGLLMIVGILIFFDLLGRLASWLLELFPALQNVG; from the coding sequence TTGTTTGGACAAGCATCGGTCGAAATCCCTACCGCAATCCTCGCGGGGTTACTGTCCTTTGTATCGCCCTGCGTGCTGCCGCTCATTCCCGGTTACCTTTCGTTTATCTCGGGAGTGTCGGTCGAAGAGCTGATGTCGCGCGAACGGTCCGGCGGCAATTATCGCAAACTCCTGTTGAACACCCTGTTCTTCGTCATCGGGTTCTCCCTCGTGTTTGTGGTACTCGGGCTCGGCGCCAGCGGAATCGGCAACTTTCTCCAGCGACACATGGGCATCTTCAACAAAGTCGCCGGTGTGATCGTCTTCCTTTTCGGTCTGCACGTCACCGGCCTGCTTCGCATCAAGGCGCTCAATTACGAGAAACGCTTCAACCTCGCCGGTCAAAAGAAGAAACGCGGTGTCTTCGGCTCGGCCATTATCGGCATCGCCTTCGGCTTCGGGTGGACGCCGTGCATCGGACCGATCCTCGGCAGCATCCTGATTATCGCCGCCCAGCAGGGCTCGCTCACGGAGGGTGCCATGCTGCTGGTGGCGTACTCGGCCGGGCTCGGTGTGCCTTTCATCCTGACCGCGCTTTTGTTCAACTATCTCATTGGCACGTTCGGATTTATCAAACGACATTTCCACGCGGTCGAAATCATCTCCGGCGGTCTGCTGATGATTGTCGGGATACTGATCTTCTTTGACTTGTTGGGACGGCTTGCATCGTGGCTGCTCGAATTGTTTCCCGCATTGCAGAATGTCGGGTAG
- a CDS encoding creatininase family protein, with amino-acid sequence MERHLQKLTWLTVRDTVPSKIDTVILPVGTVEAHGSACLGTDNLIPEAIAEDIAERINALIAPTVNYGITRSLIRYNGGSTIKPSTFQLYVRDVLDSMVDTGFHNVILMNGHGGNNSALKEVAFDFHRERRANIAVIHWWELCDKMTEEFFGHAGGHAGTDETAMVMAIDPSLADKSLYTDKLAYTFKSGADIYPVPGTILLYKEGEGYPEFDVARANEYRKNVAATVGDFVESVLAQWRRWGL; translated from the coding sequence ATGGAACGCCATCTCCAGAAACTGACCTGGCTCACCGTCCGCGACACGGTACCATCCAAAATCGATACCGTTATCCTGCCGGTAGGTACGGTCGAGGCCCACGGCTCGGCCTGTCTCGGCACCGACAACCTCATTCCCGAGGCTATCGCCGAGGATATCGCAGAACGCATCAACGCCCTGATCGCCCCAACCGTCAATTACGGCATCACGCGGTCGCTGATCCGATACAACGGCGGCTCGACCATCAAACCGAGCACCTTCCAGCTATACGTTCGCGATGTGCTTGATTCGATGGTTGACACCGGCTTTCACAACGTCATTCTCATGAATGGACACGGCGGCAATAACTCGGCGCTGAAGGAAGTCGCGTTTGATTTCCACCGCGAGCGAAGGGCCAACATCGCGGTTATTCACTGGTGGGAATTGTGCGATAAGATGACCGAGGAATTCTTCGGTCACGCGGGCGGCCACGCGGGCACGGATGAAACCGCCATGGTAATGGCAATTGATCCGAGCCTCGCCGACAAATCGCTCTACACCGACAAACTCGCCTACACCTTCAAGAGCGGCGCCGATATCTACCCTGTACCCGGAACGATTCTCTTATATAAAGAGGGGGAAGGCTACCCCGAGTTCGATGTTGCCAGAGCCAATGAGTATCGGAAGAATGTCGCCGCGACGGTCGGCGATTTCGTGGAATCCGTCCTCGCCCAATGGCGCCGCTGGGGCTTGTGA